Part of the Polyangiaceae bacterium genome, CCACCTGGTTGCCGACGACCTCGAACGCTCCCGGGTTCACCTTGTTCGGCTTGGAGCACTCCGCCGGGGTCTCGCAGCAGTCGCCGTTGCACTTCGTCCAGCCGTCGCCGTCGGTGTCCTTGGCGTCGTCCGCGGTGCCGTTGCAGTCCTCGTCGACGTTGTTGGCGCACACCTCTTCGCTCGGCACGACCTGGCCCAGACACGGGCCCCAGAGCAGGCCGCTGGCGTCGCAGGTCTGCTGCCCCGCCTTGCAGGCGCCGACGCCGGCCGTGCCGGCAGGGCCGGTGTAGCAGCTCTGCGTGGAGCCCGGCTTGCACGCGCAGGCGCTGATCGTCAGGTTCCACTCGCAGCCGTCGCTCGGGCTCTCGTTGCAGTCGGCGAAGCCCACGGCGCAAGAGCCCATGCTGCAAGCGCCGCTCGCGCAGCTGGTCGCGGCGTTGGGGTATGCGGCGCACGCCGTCCCGCAGGCGCCGCAGTTGTTCACGTCGGCTTGGAGATCGTGGCAGCTCGCCGTGCAGCAAGTGTCGCCGCTGTTCGGACAGGGCTGGGTCGCGCTGCAGCCCGTGGCGCAGGCCTTGCTGGAGCAGATCTGACCCGACGGGCAGTCCGTGTCTGCCAGGCAGCCGACGCAGGTGTTGGTCGCGGAGTCGCAGAGCGGGGTCGCGCCGCTGCAGTCGGTCGCCTCGTCGCAGCCCGCGCCGCACTGCTTGGTCGCGGTGTTGCACCACTGCCCCGACGGGCAGTCGCTCGCGCCCAGGCAGCCGACGCAGTTCCCGGTCGCGGTCTCGCAGACCGGACCGCCGGGGTTGCCGGCGCAATCGGCGGCGCTCTGGCAACCCGTGGGCCCCGCGTCGCCGCCGGTGCCGCCGCCGGCCAAGCCGCCCGTGTTGGCGGTGTTGCCCGAGCCGCCCGAACCGCCGGAGGCGGAGGTTCCGCCCGAGCCGGCGCCGCCCGTGCCGGTACCGCCGCTGGACGATGCGTCGCCGCCGTCAGTGCCGCCGGGCGAGAAGCTCGTCGAGTCGGAGCCCCCGCACGCCACGGCTGCCCAGACCGACGCGACCAGACACACGACCGGAGCTGCCGCCTTCATCCTTGGAACGGTACGCGGCGACGCGGGCCTTCGCCAGCCCGGAACTCCGCGCACACTATCTCACACGCGCTCAGTTCTGCGCCGTGACCTCGCGCTCGCGGCGCACCAGGTAGAAGAAGTCGCGCAGCGAGCGCTTGCGGATGTACTCGTCTTCGTCGAACTCGAAGCCGGCGGCCAGGGCCACGGCCTTGCGCGGCCCGCCCGGCTCCTTGGGCTCGTAGAGCACGAACTTCGGGTAGCTCCAGTTCACGTCGAGCTGCCCGACGGTCACCGCGCCGGCGTGCCGCATGCCGTCCGCGATGGCCTTGGCGGTGGTGTGGTTGCTGATGCCGACGTAGAGCACGTCGCGCGCGGCGTTCAGGCCGACGGCAGAGCGCCGGATCACCGTCTCCCCGTCCAGGGTGGCGCCCCAGAGCCGGGTCTCCGGGTCGGCGAGACCCGGATGGATCTTCTCGTCCTCGTACATGCAGCCGGGCATCTGCCGGTACCACTTCATCTTGGCCTCGGACGCGGAGATCTTCTTCCAAGTGCCGAGGGTCAGCGTACCGTCGTCGAGCTCCGCCAGCGTGCAGGCCGTCTCGCGCGGCTTCACCAGCGTGACCCCGTCGTACTTCATGCCGAACCAGCCGTGCTCGGTCATGAAGCCGCCGTTGAACGCCGCGAGCAGCTCCTCGTGGTCCTCGTCGGGAACGCGCGCCTTGCGCACCAGCGCCTTGGCTTCCTTCTCGAAGCTCTGCGGCTCGCGGTAGCCGGGCATGGCCTGGAGGCGCGCGCGCTTCATGTCCACCGCGACCACGAACAGCTCCGCCCAGGACCGGTTCTTGTCGGGGTGGAGCAACGTCTTGTACATGTAAGCGCCTTCGTCGGGGCGCCGCGGGTCTTTTATCTTGACCCACTTGCCGTCACCCGGCGCCGACCACTTCTCGTGGATGGGCCCGACCTCCGCGAGCTGCCACTCGGGCTTCGCAGGCGCGCCCTCCGAGCTGGCCACGGTCGTCGCCTGCGGCTGCTCAGCGGGGACATCCCAATACGCCTTGGGCTTCTCGTTCTTTCGGTACCAGCGGTTGAAGCGGTCCTCGACGCCGTAGGCGAAGTCCTCGAGCTTCGCGACGTTGTCGGTGCCCACCACGGCGCGCAGCGTGTTGGCGACCAGCGGCCCCATCCAAGGGATCTTGTGAACGGCGATCCAGAGCCCGATGGCCATCACGGGCAAGCCCACCAGCACGAGCTTGGCGACGCGCCGGAGCCTTCCTTTCCGTGGAGTCTTCGCGGGGGAGCCCATGACGGCGGAAATCGTAGCCACGAACCCGCCTGAGCGCCCGTTTGTGGCAAGCCGCACTTTCGAGCCGATTCGGGTTAAGAACCAGGCCGATGCTCCGAGGGTTTCTCCGCCGCGCCCCAGCTCTGGCCGTGGTCCTGGGGCAGCTCTCGGCGGTGGGGAGCTCGGAGGCCGACGAGGAGCGGCCGCGCCCGAGCGAGCCGACCACTCCGGGCGCAACTGCGCCCACCAGCGGGCGTCCGGTCGAGCGCCCCGACAAGGAGGCCGACGAGCCTTCGGTCGGACGCATCCCGGAGCTGGGCGCCGCGCCCGCGCTGGGGAGCCTGCTCGGGCGCAGCATCACTCGGGTCGAGGTGATCCCGGTGGGCGGACGCTGGGAGGAGCGCCCCACGCCGCGCTTCGTGCGCGCGGGCGACACGCTGACCAGCGAGCTCGCGCGCCGGGCCATGCTGGAGCTGACCGACACCGGCCGCTTCGCGAACGTGAGCGCCGAGGCCGAGAGCGACGGCAGCGGTGTCGTGCTGCGGCTCAAGGTGGTGCCGCGCCGGTTGGTGGCCAGCATCCGCATCAACGGTGGCGTGCTCGACGCCGAGGAGACGCTGCGGGCCGCCCGCGTGCGCACCGGCTCCGAGCTGACCGCGGCGGAGCTCGCCGGCATCGCGCGGCGCGTTCAAGAATTGTACGTGCGGCGGGGACATCCCGCAGCGGCGGTCCGCATCGACGCCCTCGACACCGACGACCCGCTACGCGTGGTGCTGCTCCTGGACGTGGTGGCGGGTGAGCCGCGACGCGTCGACAGGCGGCGCTTCTTGGTCTGGCCGAGCCCCAAGGTCGACGGCTTGACCGACGCGCTCGCGACCTACGCGGTGGCCGACCGCGATCGTGCCGACGAAGACGAGATCGCCGCGGCGGATCGCGAGCTGGAGAAGACGCTGCGCGTCCGCGGCTGGCACCGGGCCACGGTGAGCCACCAGCTCCGCCTGGTGGGCGCGCGCACGGAGCTCGCCGTGGACATCAAGGCGGGACCCTTGGTTCGGCTGAAGTTCGAGGGTATCCAGCGCTTCGACTCGAGCCAGATCGAGCGCACGCTGGAGCTCGAGGACAACGACGACCGCTCGCCCTCGACCTTGGCCGAACGCATCGAGAAGTTCTACGTCGCGCGCGGCTTCTTGGACGTCGAGGTGAGCTTCACCGAGCGGGGCGCCGCCGACGCGCCGATCCACGATCTGGTGTTCAAGGTGCGTGAGCACCAGCAGATCCGCATCGTGGGGCGCGAGTACCCCTGCCTCACGGGCTCACGGGGCGCGCGCGACGTCGGCAGCGAGGTGGACAGCTTCCTGTCGGAAGAGCTGCCCGGGGCCGACATCTTGTCGAGCGTCGATCCGCGGGTGGTCGATCGGCTCTTCGGCCCGCAGGGCACCACCGGCGCCCGCCCGGTGCCCTTCGAGCCGAACCCTTGGATGACGTTCGTGCCGGAGGTCTACGAGCGCGCGATGAAGCACGTCCAGGATCTGTACCGCTCCGAGGGTTACCTCTCGGCGACGGTCGGTCCGGCGCAGCTGCTCCGGCGCCGCTGCGACCCCCACTCGCCGCCGGGGCGCTGCGTGCCGCTCGGTCCGCGCCGGCGGCCGAAGTCGGCCTGCTCCTACGACGAGATCGGCCTACCGCTGGAGGAGCCGCCAACCGACGCCGCGCTGGCTTGCACGCCGGATCCGAGGAAGGGCGTGAGCTGCGAGCCGGACGCCGTGCTGCACGTCCCGGTCAAGCTCGGCCCGCGAACCTACCTCTACGACGTCGGCTTCGAAGGCAACAAGGCGTTCGTCGAGAAGCGCCTGGCGGACGTGGCGGAGCTCGAGCTGGGGAAACCGGCCTCCCAGGTGGAGCTCGACAAGGCGCGCCGGCGCCTGCTCGACGCCTACGCCGAAGAGGGCTTCGCCTTCGCCGAGGTCGACGCCGCGCTGGAGCTCTCGCCGGATCGCACGCGCGCCCGCGCGATCTTCACCATCAGCGAGCGCGAGCAGGTCAAGGTCTCGCGCATCGTCATCGTCGGAGCGCGCATCACCAACGAGAGCCTGATCCGTAGCCGAGTGGCGCTCCAGATCGGACAGCCCTACCGTCGCAGCGACGTGCGCAAGACCGAGGAGCGCCTGGCATCCCTCGGCGTGTTCTCCACCGTCACGGTCGGCCTCGAGGATCCCTACGTGCCCGCGAAGGAGAAGGCCGTGGTCATCACGGTGCAGGAGCGCAAGCCCCAGTACCTGGACATCCGCCCGGGCTTCTCCACCGGCGAGGGCTTCCGCATCACGTTCGAGTACGGGCACCGAAACCTGGGCGGCGAGGCCATCCCGCTCACCCTGCGGGTTCAGCTCGGCTACCTGCCGAACGAGCTCATCCTGGAGGAGGACGTCCGCAAGAAATACGACGAGCTCGACGTCGGCGAGCGCCTGGAGCGACGCAACAGCGCGCTCATCGAGTTCCCCGACGTGGGCCTCGGCCCGCTGTTCCGCCTCTCCGTCGAGGGCCTGGACGTCCGCGACAACGCCCGCGACTTCGGGCTGACCAAGGACGCCGGCATCGTCACGCTCACCTACCGTCCGGTGCGGCAGTTCTCGGCCTTCATCGGCGGCTCGCTGGAGCTGAACAACGCCACCATCTTCGGCAGCGAGCAGAAGGGCGCGCTCGAGCAATACGTGCAGCAGAATCCGCGCAGCGCGGGTCTGTTTCGCGTACCCGAGGGCACGACGGTCGCCGTCGCCGAACGCATCGGCTTCTCGTGGGACCGGCGCGACAACCCGCTCGGCGCCAGCAAGGGCACGTTGCTCAGCTCCAGCGTCGAGCACGTGCGCGCGACCCCGAACGAGACCGGCGGCGACGGCGTGTTCGATCCGCCCAAGGTCAGCCAGTTCTTGCGCCTGACCCAGCGCGTGGCGGGCTACGTGCGGCTGAGCGACAAGGGGCTGGCCCTGGCTGGCAGCCTGCGCTGGGGCATGAACCAGCAGCTACGCGACGGCTCGCGCACGTATCCGGACCGACTGTTCTTCCTGGGCGGCGTGGACTCGGTGCGCGGCTTCCTCCAGGACTCGATGATCCCGGAGGACATCGCGCAGCAGCTCCTGGACCCTGCGTCGGGCCTCCAGCTCAACCAGGTCGTGATCCGCGGCGGCGACGCCTTCGTGAACCCGCGCCTCGAGCTGCGGGTGCCGCTCTCCGGCAACGTGCAGACGGGCCTGTTCCTGGACGCCGGCAACCTCTGGCGCGACCCGCAGAAGGTGAACCCGCTGCGCCTGCGCTACGCGGTCGGCAGCGGCCTGCGCATCGGGACACCCATCGGCCCCCTGGTCTTCGACTACGGCTTCAACGTCGAGCAGATCCTCGACGAGCTCTACCCGAACCGCATCGAGCAGCGCTACTGGGAGCCCCTGGGCGCGTTCCACTTCAGCATCGGCTTGTTCTGAGCGGAAGCTCACGACCGGCTCAACGGTGACCCACGGCGAGCGGAACCTCCTCTCGACGC contains:
- a CDS encoding BamA/TamA family outer membrane protein, which codes for MLRGFLRRAPALAVVLGQLSAVGSSEADEERPRPSEPTTPGATAPTSGRPVERPDKEADEPSVGRIPELGAAPALGSLLGRSITRVEVIPVGGRWEERPTPRFVRAGDTLTSELARRAMLELTDTGRFANVSAEAESDGSGVVLRLKVVPRRLVASIRINGGVLDAEETLRAARVRTGSELTAAELAGIARRVQELYVRRGHPAAAVRIDALDTDDPLRVVLLLDVVAGEPRRVDRRRFLVWPSPKVDGLTDALATYAVADRDRADEDEIAAADRELEKTLRVRGWHRATVSHQLRLVGARTELAVDIKAGPLVRLKFEGIQRFDSSQIERTLELEDNDDRSPSTLAERIEKFYVARGFLDVEVSFTERGAADAPIHDLVFKVREHQQIRIVGREYPCLTGSRGARDVGSEVDSFLSEELPGADILSSVDPRVVDRLFGPQGTTGARPVPFEPNPWMTFVPEVYERAMKHVQDLYRSEGYLSATVGPAQLLRRRCDPHSPPGRCVPLGPRRRPKSACSYDEIGLPLEEPPTDAALACTPDPRKGVSCEPDAVLHVPVKLGPRTYLYDVGFEGNKAFVEKRLADVAELELGKPASQVELDKARRRLLDAYAEEGFAFAEVDAALELSPDRTRARAIFTISEREQVKVSRIVIVGARITNESLIRSRVALQIGQPYRRSDVRKTEERLASLGVFSTVTVGLEDPYVPAKEKAVVITVQERKPQYLDIRPGFSTGEGFRITFEYGHRNLGGEAIPLTLRVQLGYLPNELILEEDVRKKYDELDVGERLERRNSALIEFPDVGLGPLFRLSVEGLDVRDNARDFGLTKDAGIVTLTYRPVRQFSAFIGGSLELNNATIFGSEQKGALEQYVQQNPRSAGLFRVPEGTTVAVAERIGFSWDRRDNPLGASKGTLLSSSVEHVRATPNETGGDGVFDPPKVSQFLRLTQRVAGYVRLSDKGLALAGSLRWGMNQQLRDGSRTYPDRLFFLGGVDSVRGFLQDSMIPEDIAQQLLDPASGLQLNQVVIRGGDAFVNPRLELRVPLSGNVQTGLFLDAGNLWRDPQKVNPLRLRYAVGSGLRIGTPIGPLVFDYGFNVEQILDELYPNRIEQRYWEPLGAFHFSIGLF